TCCTAACTTTTAATTTTTGGTACAGATACCCGCTAAATTTTATTATTTCTCTATCAGTTTCTTCCCCGGCGCCAACAACCATCTGTGAATCCATCCCAGCCTTACATTTTCCTTCCTTTTGGCATTTTTCCACTTCTTCAGCCAACCACCTGAACCTTTTCAAAATATCTTCCTTGAAATCTAAAAATAACTTCATTTCCTCATAATACTCTTTTCCTGGAAATTCAATATTTATTCCAACCCTGTCTGCCAACTCAACACTTTCTTTTATCAATTCTCTAGATGTACCAGGCATGATTTTCAGGTGAATATATTCTTTAAATCCATTCTTTCTTAATTCCCTCGCTGTTTCCAGCTCTAATTGAAAGGTTAAATCAGGATCCCTCTGCACAGAGGAAGATAGAAAGACGCCTCTTATTTTTCCCATTTCAAAAAATCTCAAGGCAATTTTTGAAAGCTCTTTTGGATCCCATTTATCTCTGTTTATTTTTCTTTCTGATCTAAAAGGGCAAAATTTACAATCATTTATGCAATAATTTGTCATTAAAGTTTTCAGAAGAGGGGTTGTTCTATTTCCACCACAAGATGCATGAAAAATTGGTACTGTATGTCTATCAAACCCACAACCAACTGTTAACCTTTGAAACTTCTGTCTCTTAAAGGTCATCATGAAAGCGGGGCTTCTTGCCCGCTGAAGATAATTTTTAATTGGGAGATTTTTATTAACTTGTAAGGAGTTTGGTTTAACTGAAAAAATAAAAAACAGATTTTAAGAGAATTTAAAAGTTATTTGTTTGGAGTTACAACTCTGTAATATTTTGTTTCCCCTGCAGTTACACTTTTTCTGGTTATTTCCAAAACATCATTTGGCTTTGCTCCTATCGCCTTTACAACGGGGTCCTTTGAGCTTATTCTTGGAAGTTGTGTTAACTTCACCCCATATTTCTTTAATAGGGCTTCCTTTTCTTCTTCTGTGAGTATCCTGTGTTTTGGAACAAGTTCATGTTTTAGGACATCAATTTTTTGGTCAGTCATCAAACCACAACAATTATTTAGGTGATGGAAACTTTAAATTCTTTTTAGGCTCAAATTCTGAATAGTTTTTTGCAGTTTTCTTCTATTACTCTGTCTATCTCCTCAACTGGTTGTCCCCTTAATTTTGACATTTCCTCTAGTACAAACTTAACATTTTGCGGGACGTTTATTTGTCCGGGGTAGGGTGATAGAAAAGGAGAATCCGTTTCTGTTAAAAGCTGCTCAAGAGGATAAAACTTTGCTATTTTTTTGGTATTTTTTGAACCTAAGAGGTTGGTGCCAATTGAAATATAGAAACCTTGATCTATTATTTCTTTTGCCAATGTCAAACTACCAGCATAACAATGGAAAACAACATCTTTTAATCCCTTTTCAACCACAATCTTGAAGCATTCTTCCTCTGCTTTTCTTGTATGCAAAATTGCAGGAAGTTTCATCTCCTTTGAGAGATCCAGCATCCTTTCAAAGACGTCCCTCAACCTTGGTTGCTGACTCTCTTCTGGATACCAATGTCTGTCAAGACCTATTTCACCTATTGCAACTATTTCTTTCCTTTTATCCCTAACAAATTTTATATAATTTTCAATATCTTCATCACTCATTTTAACTATGTCTATTGGGTGGAGCCCCAAGCTGAGATAAATGAATTTTGGGTGTTTTTTTAACAATTCAAGAGATTCTGTTGCGTCTCCTGGATAACCACAATTTATTATAGCTTTCATCAATTTTTTAGCTTCTTGAATAACCTCTTCATTCCTTTCCTTGAGCCCCTTGTAAAGCAAATGGCAATGGGTATCTATCATTTCTAAAAATTCGACCTTTTAGGATTTATATCTTGTTTCTTGGATGACTTCGTAGCCTAAATCCTTAATATAACCCATCAGACTCCCTGGTAATTTTTCTCTTGTTACAATTCTCAAACCATGATATCTTTCTCCCTCGCACACCGGATCTCTATCTGGGTTAAGTCTTATTGGAAATGATGTTTTACAGAATAACCTATTAGAATCAATCTTAGAACTTCCAAGTCTGTCTCATCTTTAGACCCTTTAATAAAATACCTAAATTTCAAGTCACTTCTTTTTGGCATTTAATTAATATTTTAACTATAAAATTAATATTCCTCTTCTCCAAGATGTACAACATTAACAACTTTACCATTAACAATAGTTGGTGTTGAATAAACAAGACCCCTATCTCTTAGTTGAAGATATTGGGAAATTAAACCTCTATCACATATTTCTTCTGTTGTAACTATTCTACCTTGATTTATAGCCATTCTTATTTGATTATAAAGTTGTAGGGCATATTCACTTAATCCTTGAAGGCTTTCGGATTTTGATAAATTTATTCCCATTATATGATAAGAAAAATTAAAGAAATAAATATCTGATTTTATTTCTATTGATATAATGGCAAGAGTATACTTTCCACCATTTGTTAGATCTCACATTTATAAAAAATATGGTATTAATTTGAGAGAGAAAGAACCAAGTGGGATAACCCCTCCCACAACTGATATAAATGATTCTGAATATAGAAAATGTCTTGCTCGAGCTGTCGGTGCTATTTTGGCTAGATATGGTTTGAGGGAAATGAGACCAAAAATAGGTTATGCAGTTACTTTTGCTTTGGAACACGGAACTACTTTTATTCATGATGTTGATCTTTCAAGAAATGAAACCCCCCAAACCGGATATCAAAGAACTCCACATCAACAATTAGATTTCTTTGATACAATTCGTGAAGTAGAGGTAGATGAGACTTATTATTTAAATCCAGATGGAACCAAAAGAAGGATAAGGAAAAAAAGAACCTAATTTTTATCTTATCCAAATCCAAAAATAATTCATGAAAAACAGATACCAAATTTCCGAGAGATATAAGAACCTACCAACATCGATATTTTCAAAGATAATGAAAATAGCAGTCGAGGATAAAAATGTAATTTCCCTTGGTCCAGGGGAGCCAGATTTTGAAACTCCGGAACACATAAAAGAAGCCGCTTTTAAAGCAATAGATAAAGGCCAAACCCACTATTCTTCCCCTCAGGGAATGAAAGAATTGAGAGAAGCAATCTCCCAAAAACTTGAAAAAGAAAATGAGATAGATGTTTCACCTGAAGAAATAATAGTTACTTGTGGTTCCCAGGAGGCATTATTTTTGGCCACAATGGCTTTGATAGACCCCGGGGAAAAGATAATAATCCCGGACCCGGGTTTCCTGGCATATAAACCTATGATAGAATCTTTGACTGGAATTCCAGTTCCAATACAACTTAAGGAAGAAAGAAACTTCACCTTTGAAGTGGAAGAGTTGGAGGGATTGATAGACAAGAGGACAAGGGCAATTATATTAAATTCACCAAACAACCCCACTGGTTCTATTTTGACAAAAAAAATCCTTGAAAAGGTGGCCGATGTTGCAATCCAGCATGATCTTATAATTTTTTCAGACGAGGCGTATGAAAAATTTGTTTATGACAAGAATAAACATATAAGTATAGCAAGTTTGAATGGTATGGGTGACAGGGTATTGACATTCCAAAGTTTTTCTAAGACATATGCAATGGCCGGGTTTAGGGTTGGATATGTCGCTGGTCCTAAGGAAATGATAGAAGCCATGTCCAAATTACACCTTTACACTACTGTATCCGCACCGACACCTTCTCAAGCGGCAGCATTAGAAGCCTTGAAAGGAGATCAGTCATGCGTAAAAAATATGATAAAAGAGTATGAAAGAAGGAGGGACATGATAATAAAAAGGTTAAACGAAATCCCAAAAATAACTTGCCAAAAACCTGGTGGTGCTTTCTATGCGTTTCCAAATATTTCTAGATGGGGTTCTTCCCAAAAATTTTCCGAATTTTTGATGAAGAAGGCCAAAGTCCTTGTTGTCCCAGGAACAGAATTTGGTATTTATGGAGAAGGATATGTTAGGATGAGTTATGCAACTTCTTACGAAAAGATTGAGGAAGCTATGGATAGAATTGAAAGAACACTAAAAGGAATCAATAAACTCTAATCAAATTACAGTTAGGATCAACCTCAACAAAGTGGTGTGTTGCCCCTGCTCTAAAAGAATTACACTGGTTATGAGGAAAATCATCCTTCTCTATTCTGGGAAAATGTGCTACATCACACACCCAATCATCGACTATCTCATCCGAAAGACAAGGACCATCCTCCAAATTAACCCCATTTTTTATCTTTTCCTTACAAAGATCTATACACATTTGAGTGGCAATCTCCTTGTTTGATTTTTTCTCAGTGCAACCACTCAAAATTATTATTAAAATCAAAAGAAAAATCATCCTTCTCATGAATTTATTTTAATCTACTATAAAAATAAGCTTAACATTATAAAAGAATTTCTTCAAACTTCTTTTCAAGTTTTACCATATTTGTTTTTCCATATCTTTCCTTGACCACTATTCCCCTTCTCCTAAGGGATTCCAAAACCCTGAAAGATTTGACTTTCCCAAACTCCTTTGATATTTTACTTTGGGTTATTTGACCCTTGTTTTCAATCAGCATTTTCAGTAACTCTCTTTCATCTGAAGGTAAAATATCAAGAAGCTCAACCAAATCCCTTTTTGTTTTATTTTCCTTATCTTTAATCCTGGAAAACATCAGATAGTAAACAAAGGAACCAACAAAAACCCCCAAGGAGGAAAAGGTTGGTATTAGAACCGGTATTGGCAATTTACACGAGCAGGCTGTGCCCTCGGCTATATGTGTCTGGGCGTAAAGGGTAGCAAAAGACACTGCAAATATAAACCCAGTTATTACCATGGTTAATATTGCCAATTTTTTGTTTATGTTCATGGGTTTCAACTTTTGCAACCAAACTATATATATGGTTTCTACCACAAGAATATAAAGTTAGCCATGTCTCTTGAAAAAACCTTAAATTCTGAAAGAATAATGGTCGGGAAAAAAGTAGTCGTCGGTAGCTATGAAAAATATCTTAAAAACAGAAAAACAGCCCAAGAAGGATTGGATATAAATTCACTGAAACAGGAACTGATTAGTATAAAAAAATACTCGATTGAAAACCTTGAAGAATTGAAAAAGAAAGCCATTGAAAACATAAAAAAACAGAATATTCAGGTTTATGAGGCTAAAACCGCAGTTGATGCCAGAAAAATACTACTGAAACTTATAAAAAGGCGAGAAAAGGTTGTTAAATCCAAATCCAACGTATTCAATGAAATAGGTGTCGAAAAATATCTTTTAAAAAGGAATGAATTGACTGAAACTGATTGCGGGGATTTTATAGTACAAATAACCGGCGAAAAAACAGCCCATCCAGTCACACCGGCAATTCACATACCAATAGAAAAGATACTTGAAGTAATATCCAAAAAATACAAAAAAAAGTTAAAAAAGGATCCAAAAGAGATAACAAACTGGGTCCGAGATCATATTAAAAGAAAAATACTAGAAGCTGACGTAGGGATAACAGGAGCCAATGTCATATCTTCCGATGGTGGGATTTTTATCCTTGAAAACGAGGGTAATATTTCCCTTGTTTCAAGGCTGCCAAAAAAACACATAATAGTCACGAGCATTGATAAGATAGTCCCAACCACAAAGGATGCCATAACAATCTGTAAAGCCGCTGCAATATGGGGTTCTGGTGTACCTTTGCCAACATATATAAATGTCATATCATCTGTCTCAAGGACAGCTGACATTCAAAAGGAATTGGTTTGGGGGATGTATGGTCCAAGGGAAGTTCATCTTATCCTTGTTGACAACAAGAGAACAGAAATGATAAAAGAGGGTTTCAGGGAGCTTCTTGAGTGTATAAATTGTGGTGCTTGCCTATTCCCTTGTCCTGTCTACAAGAATGTATTGGATGAATATGGGTTACATTATTTTGGGGGTAGGGGAGTTGGTATAACAACATTCCAAGAGGGTCTGAAGGAAGGTTTTGAGAGAGGGATGTATTATTGTACAACCTGTGGAGCTTGTAAAGAAAACTGTCCTCTTGATATTGATATTCCTGATGTTATTAGAAGGTTAAGAGAGAAGGCTGTTAAAAATAATCTTGAGACACAAGTAAATCAGGAAATGATGGACAATGTTAGGACATCTGGAAATCCATTTGGTGAGGATATAAAGGATGGTAAATTACCTGATAAACTCTACTGTTGCTGATGTCTATGATAAAAAACATAATATTTGATGTTGGTGGGGTTTTTATCAAGGGGAACAGCGAGGAATTTTTTAAAAAAGTTTCTAAGAGAGGTTTGTCTTTGAGAAAGGGTTGTGAAAATATAAAATGGGATGATGTGATGACAGGAAAGGAATCCCTGCCTGATTTTTTTAGAAGGATATTTAATCAACCAATAGATGATAATGAAATGGAAAAAATAATTGATATTTGGGTAAAAAATTGGAAAATCGACGCTGAAATGATAAGATTTGCAAAGAAATTAAGGAAAAAATACAGTTTATACATACTCTCGAATGCTGATAGTGAAGGTTTTAAAAGATCAAAAAATGCACCCAAACTTGATTTTTTTGACAAGAAATTTATTTCATTTGAAATTGGTTTGGCCAAACCGGATATAAGAATATATCAACATGTGCTTAAAGAAATAGGAGCAAAACCAGAGGAATGCGTTTTTATTGATGACAAAGATGAGAATGTTGAAGCGGCTAAAAAAATTGGGATTCATGGCATAGTTTTTTCAAATAAAGAAAATTTGATAAATGATTTGGAAAAAATTGGAGTTAAAATTTAGGTGATTTTATGGGAATTTTAGATAAGATAATTGGGGGAAACACATTATATTACCCAGGATGCCTGACAAAATTTGTTATGAAAAATATAATGGAAAATTATGAAAAAATACTTAGAAAGTGCGGAATTGATTTCATTAAACTAAAAGATCAGGAGGTTTGCTGCGGCTCACCGTCTCACAATGCTGGATACAAAATTGATTTCATAACCTTGGCAAATAAAAATTTTGATGTTTTCAAGAAGCATTCTATAAGGAAGATAATAACTTCTTGCCCGGCTTGTTATAAAACTTTGAAGTATGACTACAAAAAAATATTGGGTGATGAATGGAAAATTGATGTAGAACATGTGACTCAGACAATTTTAAATTCAATTAATTCTGGGAAATTAAAATTCAATAAAGTGAGAGAAAAATTTGTAACTTATCATGACCCATGTCATTTGGGGAGGCATTCTGGAATATATGAGGAACCTAGAAAAATAATAGAATTATTAGGTTACAAAATTGTTGAAATGAAATTCAACAGAAATCAAAGCTTGTGCTGCGGGGGTGGAGGTGGTTTAAGTTCAAATTATCCAGAATTATCCCAAACAATAACCAAAGATGTTTTAGAAGAGGCTTTAAAAACTAAGACACAAATACTCGTGACTACTTGCCCAATGTGTGATGCATCATTTCTTAAGGTTTTAGGTAATTCAAAAATAGAAATAAAAGAGCTATCAGAATTGGTTGTTGAGAGATTGATTTAATATTCTAACTTTCTTCTATTTGTTGATAAACTCCATCCACAAAATGGGCAAGTATTTCCTGTAAATAATTTTCCACATCTTTGGCAGGTCACACCTATTTTTCCCATAAATATTATTTGATTTTCTTAAATCTATATTTCGTACTCTCTACCAATTTCAAGTTGTTGTGGTCCTTTTCCATATCTCTCTCTCAAAGTTTCTCCATACCATCTTTCTACCCAACCAAGCGTGGCTTCACCCTCAAAGTTATTTCCTTTGTAAAAGAAAAACCTATCTGGTTCTACTCTTACCAAATACAAACTCAAACAACCCACCTCCCATTTATTTTGGGAGGGAAAGAAAACCCACCTAAATTTTCTCTTTTGTATAAAAATAGATTTATGTAAATTTTCTAAATAAATCGATAAATATTATTTTTGATAAATTTTAATTGTACTTATTTCCTGATAAAAGGATAATTTTTCCCGAAATAATGGAGATGGCTCTTACAATTACAGTCACTGCAGCCAAATCCTTTTATTGAAAATTTGGATAAGACAGAAATCATATTTGAAATCTTACATTCCATTCTATTTTTTCCCTTGAAAATTTTGATGTCAATTATCTTCGTATAGGGTTGAACCAAAAGATAATCTATATGCCAATGTAAATTTCCAGTTTTTTCCTTATTCAATTTTTCATATCTCTTTAACCTATTCTCCAAATTTATTGACTTTCCCAAAGCTGAACCAACATAAGAATAGTATCCTTTTTTGAATGGTATTTTACCAAATCTTCCTATTTCAATCAAACAATCCTTCTTTAAATAAACTCCCAATAAATAGGTCCCTTGCATAATATTAAAAGAATTTTCAACTTTATCTTCTTCTACCATTTCTGCCGGTATAAATACTTCCTTTTTGCCCATGTGTATAAAATGATATCCACCATCCATTTGCTTTGGCAAGTTGTGCTACTTCTCTTAAATTTCCCCCCTCCGGCATATAAATCCATCCAATTATTAATTCATATTCTCTATTAGTTGGCAATCCTTCCGGGAGTTCAATATTATCTTTATATTCTTCCCTTTGGATATCATAACCTCTATTTCTTAAGGATAAAACTAAATTTTCATCCCCCTCGTCGAATGGTATGTGACCAATATCTCCAACAAAAAGCAATCTATGTCTCGTTCTTCCTTTAAAGGATTTTGGAATACTCATAAAAAAGATTATTCAAAACTAATGTTAAATATTTGAAAATTATTTGCCTTCAACAACAATTCCATTAACAACCCCATCTTGGCTTGGTCTGCTTGTTATTTTAACTTTTCCAATTTCAGTCATAACTATTGCCCCCTTTGTTATAATACCTCTTCTTACATAATGTGGACTTGCTGGGTTTTCAACAACATCGATTATCTTTACCTTGCTCTT
The genomic region above belongs to Candidatus Aenigmatarchaeota archaeon and contains:
- a CDS encoding radical SAM protein, giving the protein MMTFKRQKFQRLTVGCGFDRHTVPIFHASCGGNRTTPLLKTLMTNYCINDCKFCPFRSERKINRDKWDPKELSKIALRFFEMGKIRGVFLSSSVQRDPDLTFQLELETARELRKNGFKEYIHLKIMPGTSRELIKESVELADRVGINIEFPGKEYYEEMKLFLDFKEDILKRFRWLAEEVEKCQKEGKCKAGMDSQMVVGAGEETDREIIKFSGYLYQKLKVRRVYYSRFEPVKNTPLENKKPENPWREYRLYQSSFLLRDYGFRSREFVFDEMDMLSLKEDPKFLIAKENELLVDINHAKKEELIKVPGIGLKTADRIIERRPFRNLGEIKKAGVIVNRALPFIEISGSKQEKLSSYVNSTLFQFP
- a CDS encoding DNA-directed RNA polymerase subunit H; the encoded protein is MTDQKIDVLKHELVPKHRILTEEEKEALLKKYGVKLTQLPRISSKDPVVKAIGAKPNDVLEITRKSVTAGETKYYRVVTPNK
- a CDS encoding TatD family hydrolase gives rise to the protein MIDTHCHLLYKGLKERNEEVIQEAKKLMKAIINCGYPGDATESLELLKKHPKFIYLSLGLHPIDIVKMSDEDIENYIKFVRDKRKEIVAIGEIGLDRHWYPEESQQPRLRDVFERMLDLSKEMKLPAILHTRKAEEECFKIVVEKGLKDVVFHCYAGSLTLAKEIIDQGFYISIGTNLLGSKNTKKIAKFYPLEQLLTETDSPFLSPYPGQINVPQNVKFVLEEMSKLRGQPVEEIDRVIEENCKKLFRI
- a CDS encoding pyridoxal phosphate-dependent aminotransferase; this translates as MKNRYQISERYKNLPTSIFSKIMKIAVEDKNVISLGPGEPDFETPEHIKEAAFKAIDKGQTHYSSPQGMKELREAISQKLEKENEIDVSPEEIIVTCGSQEALFLATMALIDPGEKIIIPDPGFLAYKPMIESLTGIPVPIQLKEERNFTFEVEELEGLIDKRTRAIILNSPNNPTGSILTKKILEKVADVAIQHDLIIFSDEAYEKFVYDKNKHISIASLNGMGDRVLTFQSFSKTYAMAGFRVGYVAGPKEMIEAMSKLHLYTTVSAPTPSQAAALEALKGDQSCVKNMIKEYERRRDMIIKRLNEIPKITCQKPGGAFYAFPNISRWGSSQKFSEFLMKKAKVLVVPGTEFGIYGEGYVRMSYATSYEKIEEAMDRIERTLKGINKL
- a CDS encoding LUD domain-containing protein, yielding MSLEKTLNSERIMVGKKVVVGSYEKYLKNRKTAQEGLDINSLKQELISIKKYSIENLEELKKKAIENIKKQNIQVYEAKTAVDARKILLKLIKRREKVVKSKSNVFNEIGVEKYLLKRNELTETDCGDFIVQITGEKTAHPVTPAIHIPIEKILEVISKKYKKKLKKDPKEITNWVRDHIKRKILEADVGITGANVISSDGGIFILENEGNISLVSRLPKKHIIVTSIDKIVPTTKDAITICKAAAIWGSGVPLPTYINVISSVSRTADIQKELVWGMYGPREVHLILVDNKRTEMIKEGFRELLECINCGACLFPCPVYKNVLDEYGLHYFGGRGVGITTFQEGLKEGFERGMYYCTTCGACKENCPLDIDIPDVIRRLREKAVKNNLETQVNQEMMDNVRTSGNPFGEDIKDGKLPDKLYCC
- a CDS encoding HAD family phosphatase codes for the protein MIKNIIFDVGGVFIKGNSEEFFKKVSKRGLSLRKGCENIKWDDVMTGKESLPDFFRRIFNQPIDDNEMEKIIDIWVKNWKIDAEMIRFAKKLRKKYSLYILSNADSEGFKRSKNAPKLDFFDKKFISFEIGLAKPDIRIYQHVLKEIGAKPEECVFIDDKDENVEAAKKIGIHGIVFSNKENLINDLEKIGVKI
- a CDS encoding (Fe-S)-binding protein; the encoded protein is MGILDKIIGGNTLYYPGCLTKFVMKNIMENYEKILRKCGIDFIKLKDQEVCCGSPSHNAGYKIDFITLANKNFDVFKKHSIRKIITSCPACYKTLKYDYKKILGDEWKIDVEHVTQTILNSINSGKLKFNKVREKFVTYHDPCHLGRHSGIYEEPRKIIELLGYKIVEMKFNRNQSLCCGGGGGLSSNYPELSQTITKDVLEEALKTKTQILVTTCPMCDASFLKVLGNSKIEIKELSELVVERLI
- a CDS encoding GIY-YIG nuclease family protein, whose amino-acid sequence is MVEEDKVENSFNIMQGTYLLGVYLKKDCLIEIGRFGKIPFKKGYYSYVGSALGKSINLENRLKRYEKLNKEKTGNLHWHIDYLLVQPYTKIIDIKIFKGKNRMECKISNMISVLSKFSIKGFGCSDCNCKSHLHYFGKNYPFIRK